Proteins found in one Podarcis muralis chromosome 5, rPodMur119.hap1.1, whole genome shotgun sequence genomic segment:
- the LOC114599260 gene encoding uncharacterized protein LOC114599260 isoform X6, with translation MDRIRKIKTIGGTLGIGNRTTTTAQIHHLLGKGRSKNSSRSSCLINMTPNKKGNNSQKTGGPSATPESKQGQKNSTNLMKETDTPKVDQKSSKTIMSAKDFSFHLPSVSSTCPQSKQEVPSKEKEEIEVKLEDSQTSEDPPSQTAPLSPVHAPSKTAEGLPATVKEEPVVVELKDRQAAEQPPSQALPFPSAEASIGDQSPLVTTEGIHTTKKELPVLLEAIPPKDNFSHVGSPPTVEIPFLSETTNDNRSEGKEDIELNQITSSLKNEDLPSTLSDVHVVPVLVREKKYEKTQITSSLKDEDLYQSSAVLATSSSNLPSTLSDVRVVPVLVREKKYEKAENVWAPEDRQAPPCNVNEVGKCHRVSEHDSDLVLSQSPPHSLISCDQKSDTERWLEYCSSSPKNQHSSDSRHSSANRTSRELRSQRSRSPHRRERSHGSSDRSPRSQKGQHSSDSRHSRASHASRELHTHRSRSPHRRERSRGSSNLSPCRREHSSFCHCGYCYNPHRKNLYEKDSPPSYLVQKRSHRYSPEERSELYEAPHSYSRESPREKLKKKISSSRKTEKKKAATAISEKARKSTKTKKKTKGDQAGGAPISSETAQKLQPVETELPDPIQAATCSEDADPTQPLCAGEKDGSSSSSRTSEDRSAAVLARKEEIEQAYQRVLLNFAVVTAMLLETKPCMEEAMEAALRANLRRIGNYYECMLKDFIDSYDLANAI, from the exons ATGGAC AGAATTCGCAAAATAAAAACTATTGGAGGGACTCTTGGGATTGGCAACAGGACAACAACTACTGCCCAGATACACCACCTGCTTG GAAAAGGTCGTTCTAAAAACTCATCCCGTTCCTCGTGCTTAATCAATATGACG CcaaataaaaagggaaataatTCTCAAAAAACTGGAGGACCATCAGCAACACCAGAATCTAAACAAGGGCAGAAGAATTCAACAAATTTGATGAAAGAAACTGACACGCCCAAG GTGGATCAGAAGTCCAGCAAAACCATCATGTCTGCAAAGGATTTCAGTTTTCATTTGCCCTCTGTTTCCTCAACATGCCCACAGAGCAAACAGGAAGTGCCatcaaaggaaaaagaagaaattgag GTCAAGTTGGAAGACAGTCAGACCTCTGAAGACCCTCCCAGCCAGACTGCTCCTTTGTCACCTGTGCATGCTCCATCCAAGACAGCAGAAGGTCTTCCAGCCACAGTAAAGGAAGAACCTGTGGTG GTGGAGTTGAAAGATAGGCAGGCAGCTGAACAACCTCCCAGCCAGGCCTTACCTTTTCCATCTGCTGAAGCATCTATAGGAGACCAGTCACCACTTGTGACCACAGAAGGCATTCATACTACAAAAAAGGAACTGCCTGTATTG CTGGAAGCCATCCCACCCAAAGACAATTTCAGCCACGTTGGCTCGCCTCCCACTGTAGAAATACCATTCCTTTCTGAGACCACAAATGATAATCGttcagaaggaaaggaagacATTGAACTG AACCAAATCACCAGCAGTCTTAAGAATGAAGACCTCCCAAGTACCCTGAGTGATGTTCATGTTGTGCCTGTGCTggtgagagagaaaaaatatgAAAAG ACCCAAATCACCAGCAGTCTTAAGGATGAAGACCTCTATCAGTCCTCTGCTGTGCTAGCTACTAGCTCCTCCAACCTCCCAAGTACCCTGAGTGATGTTCGTGTTGTGCCTGTGCTggtgagagagaaaaaatatgAAAAG GCTGAAAATGTATGGGCCCCTGAAGATCGTCAGGCGCCACCCTGCAATGTGAACGAAGTTGGAAAGTGTCACAGAGTCTCTGAACATGACAGTGACTTG GTGCTCTCACAGTCCCCACCTCACAGCCTCATTTCCTGTGATCAAAAAAGTGATACAGAAAGATGGCTGGAATACTGTTCTAGTTCACCAAAGAACCAACACAGCAGTGATTCGAGGCATTCTAGCGCAAATAGGACCTCAAGAGAGTTGCGTAGTCAGCGTTCAAGATCCCCTCACAGACGAGAGCGATCCCATGGAAGCAGCGACCGGTCCCCTCGTTCACAAAAGGGCCAACACAGCAGTGATTCACGGCATTCTAGAGCAAGCCATGCCTCAAGGGAACTGCATACTCACCGTTCAAGATCGCCTCACAGACGAGAACGATCCCGTGGAAGCAGCAACTTGTCCCCTTGCAG GAGAGAGCACTCCAGCTTCTGTCACTGTGGATATTGCTACAATCCACACAGAAAGAATTTATATGAGAAAGATTCCCCTCCCTCTTACTTGGTTCAGAAAAGAAGTCATCGCTATTCCCCAGAAG AAAGAAGTGAATTGTACGAAGCACCACATTCATACAGTCGTGAGAGCCCCAGAGAG aagttaaagaaaaaaatatcatCCTCTCGGAAAACTGAAAAGAAGAAGGCGGCAACAGCGATTTCGGAGAAAGCAAGAAAATCTACCAAG ACTAAGAAGAAAACCAAAGGGGACCAAGCTGGTGGGGCACCAATCTCATCAGAGACTGCACAAAAGTTACAGCCGGTGGAAACAGAATTGCCTGACCCG ATCCAGGCAGCAACCTGCAGTGAGGATGCAGACCCCACTCAGCCCCTGTGTGCTGGAGAGAAAGATGGCTCTTCATCATCCTCAAGGACTTCTGAGGACCGTTCTGCAGCTGTACTAGCAAGAAAGGAAGAGATAGAGCAG GCCTATCAGCGAGTCCTCCTCAACTTTGCAGTGGTGACTGCCATGCTGTTGGAAACAAAGCCATGCATGGAGGAGGCGATGGAAGCAGCCTTACGGGCCAACTTGAGAAGGATCGGGAACTACTATGAATGCATGCTGAAGGACttcattgacagctatgacttgGCCAATGCCATCTAA
- the LOC114599260 gene encoding uncharacterized protein LOC114599260 isoform X2: MERGYPMFWGRQQYGQNSQNKNYWRDSWDWQQDNNYCPDTPPAWVHRGKPHNYNVAYRGRGWNHSQGYFSGAHSSRGHHRGAKGSAKYLGATTKNRGKGRSKNSSRSSCLINMTPNKKGNNSQKTGGPSATPESKQGQKNSTNLMKETDTPKVDQKSSKTIMSAKDFSFHLPSVSSTCPQSKQEVPSKEKEEIEVKLEDSQTSEDPPSQTAPLSPVHAPSKTAEGLPATVKEEPVVVELKDRQAAEQPPSQALPFPSAEASIGDQSPLVTTEGIHTTKKELPVLLEAIPPKDNFSHVGSPPTVEIPFLSETTNDNRSEGKEDIELNQITSSLKNEDLPSTLSDVHVVPVLVREKKYEKTQITSSLKDEDLYQSSAVLATSSSNLPSTLSDVRVVPVLVREKKYEKAENVWAPEDRQAPPCNVNEVGKCHRVSEHDSDLVLSQSPPHSLISCDQKSDTERWLEYCSSSPKNQHSSDSRHSSANRTSRELRSQRSRSPHRRERSHGSSDRSPRSQKGQHSSDSRHSRASHASRELHTHRSRSPHRRERSRGSSNLSPCRREHSSFCHCGYCYNPHRKNLYEKDSPPSYLVQKRSHRYSPEERSELYEAPHSYSRESPREKLKKKISSSRKTEKKKAATAISEKARKSTKTKKKTKGDQAGGAPISSETAQKLQPVETELPDPIQAATCSEDADPTQPLCAGEKDGSSSSSRTSEDRSAAVLARKEEIEQAYQRVLLNFAVVTAMLLETKPCMEEAMEAALRANLRRIGNYYECMLKDFIDSYDLANAI, from the exons ATGGAGAGGGGTTACCCCATGTTCTGGGGTAGGCAACAGTATGGAC AGAATTCGCAAAATAAAAACTATTGGAGGGACTCTTGGGATTGGCAACAGGACAACAACTACTGCCCAGATACACCACCTGCTTG GGTACATCGTGGCAAACCTCACAACTACAACGTTGCTTACCGAGGCCGTGGTTGGAATCACTCTCAAGGATATTTCAGTGGGGCACATTCCAGCCGAGGCCATCATAGAGGAGCTAAAGGTAGTGCTAAATATTTGGGAGCAACAACCAAAAACAGAG GAAAAGGTCGTTCTAAAAACTCATCCCGTTCCTCGTGCTTAATCAATATGACG CcaaataaaaagggaaataatTCTCAAAAAACTGGAGGACCATCAGCAACACCAGAATCTAAACAAGGGCAGAAGAATTCAACAAATTTGATGAAAGAAACTGACACGCCCAAG GTGGATCAGAAGTCCAGCAAAACCATCATGTCTGCAAAGGATTTCAGTTTTCATTTGCCCTCTGTTTCCTCAACATGCCCACAGAGCAAACAGGAAGTGCCatcaaaggaaaaagaagaaattgag GTCAAGTTGGAAGACAGTCAGACCTCTGAAGACCCTCCCAGCCAGACTGCTCCTTTGTCACCTGTGCATGCTCCATCCAAGACAGCAGAAGGTCTTCCAGCCACAGTAAAGGAAGAACCTGTGGTG GTGGAGTTGAAAGATAGGCAGGCAGCTGAACAACCTCCCAGCCAGGCCTTACCTTTTCCATCTGCTGAAGCATCTATAGGAGACCAGTCACCACTTGTGACCACAGAAGGCATTCATACTACAAAAAAGGAACTGCCTGTATTG CTGGAAGCCATCCCACCCAAAGACAATTTCAGCCACGTTGGCTCGCCTCCCACTGTAGAAATACCATTCCTTTCTGAGACCACAAATGATAATCGttcagaaggaaaggaagacATTGAACTG AACCAAATCACCAGCAGTCTTAAGAATGAAGACCTCCCAAGTACCCTGAGTGATGTTCATGTTGTGCCTGTGCTggtgagagagaaaaaatatgAAAAG ACCCAAATCACCAGCAGTCTTAAGGATGAAGACCTCTATCAGTCCTCTGCTGTGCTAGCTACTAGCTCCTCCAACCTCCCAAGTACCCTGAGTGATGTTCGTGTTGTGCCTGTGCTggtgagagagaaaaaatatgAAAAG GCTGAAAATGTATGGGCCCCTGAAGATCGTCAGGCGCCACCCTGCAATGTGAACGAAGTTGGAAAGTGTCACAGAGTCTCTGAACATGACAGTGACTTG GTGCTCTCACAGTCCCCACCTCACAGCCTCATTTCCTGTGATCAAAAAAGTGATACAGAAAGATGGCTGGAATACTGTTCTAGTTCACCAAAGAACCAACACAGCAGTGATTCGAGGCATTCTAGCGCAAATAGGACCTCAAGAGAGTTGCGTAGTCAGCGTTCAAGATCCCCTCACAGACGAGAGCGATCCCATGGAAGCAGCGACCGGTCCCCTCGTTCACAAAAGGGCCAACACAGCAGTGATTCACGGCATTCTAGAGCAAGCCATGCCTCAAGGGAACTGCATACTCACCGTTCAAGATCGCCTCACAGACGAGAACGATCCCGTGGAAGCAGCAACTTGTCCCCTTGCAG GAGAGAGCACTCCAGCTTCTGTCACTGTGGATATTGCTACAATCCACACAGAAAGAATTTATATGAGAAAGATTCCCCTCCCTCTTACTTGGTTCAGAAAAGAAGTCATCGCTATTCCCCAGAAG AAAGAAGTGAATTGTACGAAGCACCACATTCATACAGTCGTGAGAGCCCCAGAGAG aagttaaagaaaaaaatatcatCCTCTCGGAAAACTGAAAAGAAGAAGGCGGCAACAGCGATTTCGGAGAAAGCAAGAAAATCTACCAAG ACTAAGAAGAAAACCAAAGGGGACCAAGCTGGTGGGGCACCAATCTCATCAGAGACTGCACAAAAGTTACAGCCGGTGGAAACAGAATTGCCTGACCCG ATCCAGGCAGCAACCTGCAGTGAGGATGCAGACCCCACTCAGCCCCTGTGTGCTGGAGAGAAAGATGGCTCTTCATCATCCTCAAGGACTTCTGAGGACCGTTCTGCAGCTGTACTAGCAAGAAAGGAAGAGATAGAGCAG GCCTATCAGCGAGTCCTCCTCAACTTTGCAGTGGTGACTGCCATGCTGTTGGAAACAAAGCCATGCATGGAGGAGGCGATGGAAGCAGCCTTACGGGCCAACTTGAGAAGGATCGGGAACTACTATGAATGCATGCTGAAGGACttcattgacagctatgacttgGCCAATGCCATCTAA
- the LOC114599260 gene encoding uncharacterized protein LOC114599260 isoform X4 gives MERGYPMFWGRQQYGPGFYAANSQNKNYWRDSWDWQQDNNYCPDTPPAWVHRGKPHNYNVAYRGRGWNHSQGYFSGAHSSRGHHRGAKGSAKYLGATTKNRGKGRSKNSSRSSCLINMTVDQKSSKTIMSAKDFSFHLPSVSSTCPQSKQEVPSKEKEEIEVKLEDSQTSEDPPSQTAPLSPVHAPSKTAEGLPATVKEEPVVVELKDRQAAEQPPSQALPFPSAEASIGDQSPLVTTEGIHTTKKELPVLLEAIPPKDNFSHVGSPPTVEIPFLSETTNDNRSEGKEDIELNQITSSLKNEDLPSTLSDVHVVPVLVREKKYEKTQITSSLKDEDLYQSSAVLATSSSNLPSTLSDVRVVPVLVREKKYEKAENVWAPEDRQAPPCNVNEVGKCHRVSEHDSDLVLSQSPPHSLISCDQKSDTERWLEYCSSSPKNQHSSDSRHSSANRTSRELRSQRSRSPHRRERSHGSSDRSPRSQKGQHSSDSRHSRASHASRELHTHRSRSPHRRERSRGSSNLSPCRREHSSFCHCGYCYNPHRKNLYEKDSPPSYLVQKRSHRYSPEERSELYEAPHSYSRESPREKLKKKISSSRKTEKKKAATAISEKARKSTKTKKKTKGDQAGGAPISSETAQKLQPVETELPDPIQAATCSEDADPTQPLCAGEKDGSSSSSRTSEDRSAAVLARKEEIEQAYQRVLLNFAVVTAMLLETKPCMEEAMEAALRANLRRIGNYYECMLKDFIDSYDLANAI, from the exons ATGGAGAGGGGTTACCCCATGTTCTGGGGTAGGCAACAGTATGGACCTGGGTTTTATGCAGcc AATTCGCAAAATAAAAACTATTGGAGGGACTCTTGGGATTGGCAACAGGACAACAACTACTGCCCAGATACACCACCTGCTTG GGTACATCGTGGCAAACCTCACAACTACAACGTTGCTTACCGAGGCCGTGGTTGGAATCACTCTCAAGGATATTTCAGTGGGGCACATTCCAGCCGAGGCCATCATAGAGGAGCTAAAGGTAGTGCTAAATATTTGGGAGCAACAACCAAAAACAGAG GAAAAGGTCGTTCTAAAAACTCATCCCGTTCCTCGTGCTTAATCAATATGACG GTGGATCAGAAGTCCAGCAAAACCATCATGTCTGCAAAGGATTTCAGTTTTCATTTGCCCTCTGTTTCCTCAACATGCCCACAGAGCAAACAGGAAGTGCCatcaaaggaaaaagaagaaattgag GTCAAGTTGGAAGACAGTCAGACCTCTGAAGACCCTCCCAGCCAGACTGCTCCTTTGTCACCTGTGCATGCTCCATCCAAGACAGCAGAAGGTCTTCCAGCCACAGTAAAGGAAGAACCTGTGGTG GTGGAGTTGAAAGATAGGCAGGCAGCTGAACAACCTCCCAGCCAGGCCTTACCTTTTCCATCTGCTGAAGCATCTATAGGAGACCAGTCACCACTTGTGACCACAGAAGGCATTCATACTACAAAAAAGGAACTGCCTGTATTG CTGGAAGCCATCCCACCCAAAGACAATTTCAGCCACGTTGGCTCGCCTCCCACTGTAGAAATACCATTCCTTTCTGAGACCACAAATGATAATCGttcagaaggaaaggaagacATTGAACTG AACCAAATCACCAGCAGTCTTAAGAATGAAGACCTCCCAAGTACCCTGAGTGATGTTCATGTTGTGCCTGTGCTggtgagagagaaaaaatatgAAAAG ACCCAAATCACCAGCAGTCTTAAGGATGAAGACCTCTATCAGTCCTCTGCTGTGCTAGCTACTAGCTCCTCCAACCTCCCAAGTACCCTGAGTGATGTTCGTGTTGTGCCTGTGCTggtgagagagaaaaaatatgAAAAG GCTGAAAATGTATGGGCCCCTGAAGATCGTCAGGCGCCACCCTGCAATGTGAACGAAGTTGGAAAGTGTCACAGAGTCTCTGAACATGACAGTGACTTG GTGCTCTCACAGTCCCCACCTCACAGCCTCATTTCCTGTGATCAAAAAAGTGATACAGAAAGATGGCTGGAATACTGTTCTAGTTCACCAAAGAACCAACACAGCAGTGATTCGAGGCATTCTAGCGCAAATAGGACCTCAAGAGAGTTGCGTAGTCAGCGTTCAAGATCCCCTCACAGACGAGAGCGATCCCATGGAAGCAGCGACCGGTCCCCTCGTTCACAAAAGGGCCAACACAGCAGTGATTCACGGCATTCTAGAGCAAGCCATGCCTCAAGGGAACTGCATACTCACCGTTCAAGATCGCCTCACAGACGAGAACGATCCCGTGGAAGCAGCAACTTGTCCCCTTGCAG GAGAGAGCACTCCAGCTTCTGTCACTGTGGATATTGCTACAATCCACACAGAAAGAATTTATATGAGAAAGATTCCCCTCCCTCTTACTTGGTTCAGAAAAGAAGTCATCGCTATTCCCCAGAAG AAAGAAGTGAATTGTACGAAGCACCACATTCATACAGTCGTGAGAGCCCCAGAGAG aagttaaagaaaaaaatatcatCCTCTCGGAAAACTGAAAAGAAGAAGGCGGCAACAGCGATTTCGGAGAAAGCAAGAAAATCTACCAAG ACTAAGAAGAAAACCAAAGGGGACCAAGCTGGTGGGGCACCAATCTCATCAGAGACTGCACAAAAGTTACAGCCGGTGGAAACAGAATTGCCTGACCCG ATCCAGGCAGCAACCTGCAGTGAGGATGCAGACCCCACTCAGCCCCTGTGTGCTGGAGAGAAAGATGGCTCTTCATCATCCTCAAGGACTTCTGAGGACCGTTCTGCAGCTGTACTAGCAAGAAAGGAAGAGATAGAGCAG GCCTATCAGCGAGTCCTCCTCAACTTTGCAGTGGTGACTGCCATGCTGTTGGAAACAAAGCCATGCATGGAGGAGGCGATGGAAGCAGCCTTACGGGCCAACTTGAGAAGGATCGGGAACTACTATGAATGCATGCTGAAGGACttcattgacagctatgacttgGCCAATGCCATCTAA
- the LOC114599260 gene encoding uncharacterized protein LOC114599260 isoform X5 — protein sequence MDLGFMQPIRKIKTIGGTLGIGNRTTTTAQIHHLLGKGRSKNSSRSSCLINMTPNKKGNNSQKTGGPSATPESKQGQKNSTNLMKETDTPKVDQKSSKTIMSAKDFSFHLPSVSSTCPQSKQEVPSKEKEEIEVKLEDSQTSEDPPSQTAPLSPVHAPSKTAEGLPATVKEEPVVVELKDRQAAEQPPSQALPFPSAEASIGDQSPLVTTEGIHTTKKELPVLLEAIPPKDNFSHVGSPPTVEIPFLSETTNDNRSEGKEDIELNQITSSLKNEDLPSTLSDVHVVPVLVREKKYEKTQITSSLKDEDLYQSSAVLATSSSNLPSTLSDVRVVPVLVREKKYEKAENVWAPEDRQAPPCNVNEVGKCHRVSEHDSDLVLSQSPPHSLISCDQKSDTERWLEYCSSSPKNQHSSDSRHSSANRTSRELRSQRSRSPHRRERSHGSSDRSPRSQKGQHSSDSRHSRASHASRELHTHRSRSPHRRERSRGSSNLSPCRREHSSFCHCGYCYNPHRKNLYEKDSPPSYLVQKRSHRYSPEERSELYEAPHSYSRESPREKLKKKISSSRKTEKKKAATAISEKARKSTKTKKKTKGDQAGGAPISSETAQKLQPVETELPDPIQAATCSEDADPTQPLCAGEKDGSSSSSRTSEDRSAAVLARKEEIEQAYQRVLLNFAVVTAMLLETKPCMEEAMEAALRANLRRIGNYYECMLKDFIDSYDLANAI from the exons ATGGACCTGGGTTTTATGCAGcc AATTCGCAAAATAAAAACTATTGGAGGGACTCTTGGGATTGGCAACAGGACAACAACTACTGCCCAGATACACCACCTGCTTG GAAAAGGTCGTTCTAAAAACTCATCCCGTTCCTCGTGCTTAATCAATATGACG CcaaataaaaagggaaataatTCTCAAAAAACTGGAGGACCATCAGCAACACCAGAATCTAAACAAGGGCAGAAGAATTCAACAAATTTGATGAAAGAAACTGACACGCCCAAG GTGGATCAGAAGTCCAGCAAAACCATCATGTCTGCAAAGGATTTCAGTTTTCATTTGCCCTCTGTTTCCTCAACATGCCCACAGAGCAAACAGGAAGTGCCatcaaaggaaaaagaagaaattgag GTCAAGTTGGAAGACAGTCAGACCTCTGAAGACCCTCCCAGCCAGACTGCTCCTTTGTCACCTGTGCATGCTCCATCCAAGACAGCAGAAGGTCTTCCAGCCACAGTAAAGGAAGAACCTGTGGTG GTGGAGTTGAAAGATAGGCAGGCAGCTGAACAACCTCCCAGCCAGGCCTTACCTTTTCCATCTGCTGAAGCATCTATAGGAGACCAGTCACCACTTGTGACCACAGAAGGCATTCATACTACAAAAAAGGAACTGCCTGTATTG CTGGAAGCCATCCCACCCAAAGACAATTTCAGCCACGTTGGCTCGCCTCCCACTGTAGAAATACCATTCCTTTCTGAGACCACAAATGATAATCGttcagaaggaaaggaagacATTGAACTG AACCAAATCACCAGCAGTCTTAAGAATGAAGACCTCCCAAGTACCCTGAGTGATGTTCATGTTGTGCCTGTGCTggtgagagagaaaaaatatgAAAAG ACCCAAATCACCAGCAGTCTTAAGGATGAAGACCTCTATCAGTCCTCTGCTGTGCTAGCTACTAGCTCCTCCAACCTCCCAAGTACCCTGAGTGATGTTCGTGTTGTGCCTGTGCTggtgagagagaaaaaatatgAAAAG GCTGAAAATGTATGGGCCCCTGAAGATCGTCAGGCGCCACCCTGCAATGTGAACGAAGTTGGAAAGTGTCACAGAGTCTCTGAACATGACAGTGACTTG GTGCTCTCACAGTCCCCACCTCACAGCCTCATTTCCTGTGATCAAAAAAGTGATACAGAAAGATGGCTGGAATACTGTTCTAGTTCACCAAAGAACCAACACAGCAGTGATTCGAGGCATTCTAGCGCAAATAGGACCTCAAGAGAGTTGCGTAGTCAGCGTTCAAGATCCCCTCACAGACGAGAGCGATCCCATGGAAGCAGCGACCGGTCCCCTCGTTCACAAAAGGGCCAACACAGCAGTGATTCACGGCATTCTAGAGCAAGCCATGCCTCAAGGGAACTGCATACTCACCGTTCAAGATCGCCTCACAGACGAGAACGATCCCGTGGAAGCAGCAACTTGTCCCCTTGCAG GAGAGAGCACTCCAGCTTCTGTCACTGTGGATATTGCTACAATCCACACAGAAAGAATTTATATGAGAAAGATTCCCCTCCCTCTTACTTGGTTCAGAAAAGAAGTCATCGCTATTCCCCAGAAG AAAGAAGTGAATTGTACGAAGCACCACATTCATACAGTCGTGAGAGCCCCAGAGAG aagttaaagaaaaaaatatcatCCTCTCGGAAAACTGAAAAGAAGAAGGCGGCAACAGCGATTTCGGAGAAAGCAAGAAAATCTACCAAG ACTAAGAAGAAAACCAAAGGGGACCAAGCTGGTGGGGCACCAATCTCATCAGAGACTGCACAAAAGTTACAGCCGGTGGAAACAGAATTGCCTGACCCG ATCCAGGCAGCAACCTGCAGTGAGGATGCAGACCCCACTCAGCCCCTGTGTGCTGGAGAGAAAGATGGCTCTTCATCATCCTCAAGGACTTCTGAGGACCGTTCTGCAGCTGTACTAGCAAGAAAGGAAGAGATAGAGCAG GCCTATCAGCGAGTCCTCCTCAACTTTGCAGTGGTGACTGCCATGCTGTTGGAAACAAAGCCATGCATGGAGGAGGCGATGGAAGCAGCCTTACGGGCCAACTTGAGAAGGATCGGGAACTACTATGAATGCATGCTGAAGGACttcattgacagctatgacttgGCCAATGCCATCTAA